The genomic DNA AGGGTACCAGCCAAAGCGCAATATGTTGGTGTCGCACGCTTGACGATTTCGGGACTCGCAAGTCGCCTCGGTTTTACATACGATGAAATCGAGGACTTGAAAATTGCATCGAGCGAAGCGATTACCAACGCCGTGCAGCATGCATATCGAGACGATGAAGAAGGCGAGATTGTTGTTGGTTGTGCTCTTTTTGAAGATAAGCTTGAAATTATGGTTGCAGATAACGGGAAAAGCTTTGATTTTGCCACAACGAAGCAAAATGTAGGCCCTTATAATGAGCGTGACGAAGTGCAGTTTCTTCGGGAAGGTGGCTTAGGTTTG from Sporosarcina sp. FSL K6-1522 includes the following:
- the rsbW gene encoding anti-sigma B factor RsbW, producing the protein MQPYDYIEIRVPAKAQYVGVARLTISGLASRLGFTYDEIEDLKIASSEAITNAVQHAYRDDEEGEIVVGCALFEDKLEIMVADNGKSFDFATTKQNVGPYNERDEVQFLREGGLGLYLMETLMDDVKVHREEGVTVFMTKYLDRERGDEHVKRTASS